In one Bactrocera tryoni isolate S06 chromosome 5, CSIRO_BtryS06_freeze2, whole genome shotgun sequence genomic region, the following are encoded:
- the LOC120778526 gene encoding NADH-cytochrome b5 reductase 3 isoform X1: MYVWCKITKMADLDLVPIVVGIAAVVVGAAIINYILNKKSSKPRPEPNRTARLRTLVDPNDKYQLPLIEKEILSHDTRRFRFGLPSNQHVLGLPVGQHIHLIATIDNELVIRPYTPISSDDDVGYVDLVIKVYFKNVHPKFPGGGKMTQYLDQMNIGDKISFRGPSGRLQYQGQGRFQVKKLRKDPPKTVIAKRVNMISGGTGITPMLQLIRDVLKHNDKDKTELALLFANQSEADILLRNELDELVKKYPDQLKVWYTIDKASEGWIYDVGFINDDMIKQHLFPASEDTLVLMCGPPPMINFACNPALDKLEFHPDTRFAY; this comes from the exons atgtacgtgtggtgtaaaatcacaaaaatgGCTGATTTAGAT ttagtTCCAATTGTAGTTGGTATTGCAGCTGTGGTGGTGGGTGCTGCCATCATTAATTACATTCTTAATAAGAAGTCGTCGAAACCACGACCTGAACCCAATCGCACCGCTCGCCTACGCACACTAGTTGATCCAAATGACAAATATCAGTTGCCATTAATTGAGAAAGAAATTCTTAGCCACGATACTCGACGTTTTCGGTTTGGTTTACCATCGAACCAACATGTTCTTGGATTGCCCGTTGGACAGCACATTCATTTGATCGCAACCATAGATAACGAATTGGTCATTCGTCCTTATACTCCAATATCCAGTGATGATGACGTTGGTTATGTCGATTTGGTCattaaagtatattttaagAATGTTCATCCAAAATTCCCAGGAGGTGGTAAAATGACACAATATTTAGATCAAATGAATATCGGCGATAAGATCTCCTTCCGTGGTCCTTCCGGACGATTACAATATCAAGGTCAAGGCCGTTTTCAAGTTAAGAAGCTTCGAAAAGATCCACCAAAGACCGTTATAGCAAAGCGTGTAAATATGATATCCGGTGGCACTGGAATTACACCAATGTTACAGCTAATACGGGATGTTCTAAAACACAATGATAAAGACAAAACTGAACTTGCCCTATTATTTGCCAATCAG AGTGAAGCCGATATTTTGTTGCGTAACGAATTGGACGAATTAGTCAAAAAATATCCAGATCAATTAAAGGTGTGGTATACGATTGATAAAGCTTCTGAAg GCTGGATATATGATGTAGGCTTTATAAACGATGACATGATTAAACAACATCTTTTCCCGGCTTCTGAAGATACTTTGGTGTTAATGTGCGGTCCACCACCAATGATAAATTTCGCTTGTAATCCAGCTTTAGATAAATTGGAATTTCATCCAGATACCAGATtcgcatattaa
- the LOC120778526 gene encoding NADH-cytochrome b5 reductase 3 isoform X2 yields MYVWCKITKMADLDLVPIVVGIAAVVVGAAIINYILNKKSSKPRPEPNRTARLRTLVDPNDKYQLPLIEKEILSHDTRRFRFGLPSNQHVLGLPVGQHIHLIATIDNELVIRPYTPISSDDDVGYVDLVIKVYFKNVHPKFPGGGKMTQYLDQMNIGDKISFRGPSGRLQYQGQGRFQVKKLRKDPPKTVIAKRVNMISGGTGITPMLQLIRDVLKHNDKDKTELALLFANQSEADILLRNELDELVKKYPDQLKVWYTIDKASEVWPYSVGYVNDEMMRSQLFSPSSNTLCLLCGPPPMVNYTCIPGLERIGHHADMRFSY; encoded by the exons atgtacgtgtggtgtaaaatcacaaaaatgGCTGATTTAGAT ttagtTCCAATTGTAGTTGGTATTGCAGCTGTGGTGGTGGGTGCTGCCATCATTAATTACATTCTTAATAAGAAGTCGTCGAAACCACGACCTGAACCCAATCGCACCGCTCGCCTACGCACACTAGTTGATCCAAATGACAAATATCAGTTGCCATTAATTGAGAAAGAAATTCTTAGCCACGATACTCGACGTTTTCGGTTTGGTTTACCATCGAACCAACATGTTCTTGGATTGCCCGTTGGACAGCACATTCATTTGATCGCAACCATAGATAACGAATTGGTCATTCGTCCTTATACTCCAATATCCAGTGATGATGACGTTGGTTATGTCGATTTGGTCattaaagtatattttaagAATGTTCATCCAAAATTCCCAGGAGGTGGTAAAATGACACAATATTTAGATCAAATGAATATCGGCGATAAGATCTCCTTCCGTGGTCCTTCCGGACGATTACAATATCAAGGTCAAGGCCGTTTTCAAGTTAAGAAGCTTCGAAAAGATCCACCAAAGACCGTTATAGCAAAGCGTGTAAATATGATATCCGGTGGCACTGGAATTACACCAATGTTACAGCTAATACGGGATGTTCTAAAACACAATGATAAAGACAAAACTGAACTTGCCCTATTATTTGCCAATCAG AGTGAAGCCGATATTTTGTTGCGTAACGAATTGGACGAATTAGTCAAAAAATATCCAGATCAATTAAAGGTGTGGTATACGATTGATAAAGCTTCTGAAg TCTGGCCATATAGCGTTGGATATGTCAATGATGAAATGATGCGCTCTCAACTTTTTTCGCCGAGTTCAAACACGCTTTGCTTACTGTGTGGTCCGCCACCGATGGTcaattatacttgtataccCGGCTTGGAGCGCATCGGTCATCATGCTGATATGCGTTTCAGTTACTAA
- the LOC120778526 gene encoding NADH-cytochrome b5 reductase 3 isoform X3, with protein MARPFYETHLVPIVVGIAAVVVGAAIINYILNKKSSKPRPEPNRTARLRTLVDPNDKYQLPLIEKEILSHDTRRFRFGLPSNQHVLGLPVGQHIHLIATIDNELVIRPYTPISSDDDVGYVDLVIKVYFKNVHPKFPGGGKMTQYLDQMNIGDKISFRGPSGRLQYQGQGRFQVKKLRKDPPKTVIAKRVNMISGGTGITPMLQLIRDVLKHNDKDKTELALLFANQSEADILLRNELDELVKKYPDQLKVWYTIDKASEGWIYDVGFINDDMIKQHLFPASEDTLVLMCGPPPMINFACNPALDKLEFHPDTRFAY; from the exons ATGGCTCGTCCGTTTTACGAAACGCAT ttagtTCCAATTGTAGTTGGTATTGCAGCTGTGGTGGTGGGTGCTGCCATCATTAATTACATTCTTAATAAGAAGTCGTCGAAACCACGACCTGAACCCAATCGCACCGCTCGCCTACGCACACTAGTTGATCCAAATGACAAATATCAGTTGCCATTAATTGAGAAAGAAATTCTTAGCCACGATACTCGACGTTTTCGGTTTGGTTTACCATCGAACCAACATGTTCTTGGATTGCCCGTTGGACAGCACATTCATTTGATCGCAACCATAGATAACGAATTGGTCATTCGTCCTTATACTCCAATATCCAGTGATGATGACGTTGGTTATGTCGATTTGGTCattaaagtatattttaagAATGTTCATCCAAAATTCCCAGGAGGTGGTAAAATGACACAATATTTAGATCAAATGAATATCGGCGATAAGATCTCCTTCCGTGGTCCTTCCGGACGATTACAATATCAAGGTCAAGGCCGTTTTCAAGTTAAGAAGCTTCGAAAAGATCCACCAAAGACCGTTATAGCAAAGCGTGTAAATATGATATCCGGTGGCACTGGAATTACACCAATGTTACAGCTAATACGGGATGTTCTAAAACACAATGATAAAGACAAAACTGAACTTGCCCTATTATTTGCCAATCAG AGTGAAGCCGATATTTTGTTGCGTAACGAATTGGACGAATTAGTCAAAAAATATCCAGATCAATTAAAGGTGTGGTATACGATTGATAAAGCTTCTGAAg GCTGGATATATGATGTAGGCTTTATAAACGATGACATGATTAAACAACATCTTTTCCCGGCTTCTGAAGATACTTTGGTGTTAATGTGCGGTCCACCACCAATGATAAATTTCGCTTGTAATCCAGCTTTAGATAAATTGGAATTTCATCCAGATACCAGATtcgcatattaa